In Eriocheir sinensis breed Jianghai 21 chromosome 3, ASM2467909v1, whole genome shotgun sequence, a genomic segment contains:
- the LOC127007424 gene encoding phosphoacetylglucosamine mutase-like — protein sequence MFTEAVRVAKESHPKTVTKPVKYGTAGFRSRAEELDFVMYRMGLLAAMRSRDTRAAIGVMITASHNPLPDNGVKLVDPQGEMLAPAWEAHATTLVNATDNGIAEALEAITSAAKINTENKAMVIVGRDTRPSSTSLREAVLAGVAAVGGEVMDLGIISTPVLHYVVTCHNDSGEYGEPTVEGYYKKISQAFVSLRSHGSSSANYEPVVLFDGANGVGALAMEEFMKHLQNTLKVTIYNKEGILNHMCGADFVKVQQKWPEGVPQTINVRCVSVDGDADRVIYSFLDTNKGFHMLDGDKIATLVAGYLKELLQKSGLALKLGLVQTAYANGASTAYINDQLGVPVACAKTGVKHLHHMAQEFDIGVYFEANGHGTVIVSSTARQTIKAAVQAKNQNAERLAKVLDVINETVGDAISDMLLVETVLHARGWSVLDWNTAYTDLPNRQMKVMVADRAVITTTDAERVCVTPEGLQNTINKIVSSFPKGRSFVRPSGTEDVVRVYAEASTQEEADNLAVQVACAVYEQAGGVGDKPKGPG from the exons ATGTTTACCGAGGCTGTTCGCGTCGCCAAGGAGTCACATCCCAAGACTGTCACCAAGCCGGTCAAGTATGGCACGGCGGGGTTCAGGTCGAG GGCAGAGGAACTGGACTTTGTCATGTACCGCATGGGCCTCTTAGCAGCCATGCGTTCCAGGGACACAAGAG CGGCCATTGGGGTCATGATCACGGCCTCACATAACCCACTACCTGATAATGGGGTAAAACTGGTGGACCCTCAGGGGGAGATGCTAGCCCCAGCGTGGGAGGCGCATGCTACCACCTTAGTCAATGCCACTGACAACGGGATTGCTGAGGCTCTGGAGGCTATCACCAGCGCTGCAAAGATCAACACAGAGAATAAGGCAATGGTCATTGTGGGCAGAGACACTAG GCCGAGCAGCACCAGCCTCCGAGAAGCAGTGTTGGCAGGTGTTGCTGcagtgggaggggaggtgatggatCTAGGGATCATCTCTACACCTGTGCTGCACTATGTTGTCACCTGTCACAATGATAGTGGCGA GTATGGTGAGCCAACTGTGGAAGGGTATTACAAGAAGATATCCCAGGCCTTTGTCAGCCTCCGTTCGCATGGCTCCTCCTCTGCAAACTATGAGCCTGTGGTCCTGTTTGATGGAGCAAATGGTGTTGGAGCACTTGCCATGGAAGAGTTCATGAAGCACCTACAAAATACTCTCAAGGTCACCATCTACAACAAAGAAGGAATCCTCAATCACATGTGTGGAGCAGACTTCGTCAAG GTACAGCAGAAATGGCCTGAGGGTGTGCCCCAAACCATTAATGTACGGTGTGTTTCTGTGGATGGAGATGCAGACCGTGTTATCTATAGCTTCTTGGACACCAATAAAGGGTTCCACATGTTAGATGGTGACAAGATTGCTACCTTAGTCGCAGGCTACTTGAAGGAGTTGCTACAGAAGTCAG GGTTAGCACTGAAGCTTGGCCTTGTCCAGACTGCCTATGCTAATGGAGCCTCCACAGCCTACATTAATGACCAGCTTGGGGTTCCTGTGGCCTGTGCCAAGACAGGAGTTAAGCATTTACACCACATGGCCCAGGAGTTTGATATTGGCGTTTACTTTGAGGCCAATGGTCATGGTACTGTTATTGTCTCCAGCACAGCAAGACAGACCATCAAGGCAGCTGTTCAAG CTAAAAACCAAAATGCTGAGAGATTGGCTAAAGTGCTTGATGTCATAAATGAGACAGTTGGGGATGCAATCTCAGACATGTTGCTGGTGGAGACAGTGCTGCATGCACGAGGCTGGTCAGTGCTGGACTGGAATACTGCTtacactgaccttccaaacagacaGATGAAG GTAATGGTGGCTGACAGAGCAGTAATCACCACCACAGATGCAGAGCGAGTTTGTGTTACTCCAGAGGGTTTACAGAACACCATAAATAAAATTGTGTCCAGCTTCCCCAAAGGTAGATCCTTTGTACGACCCTCAGGTACGGAGGATGTTGTCAGGGTCTATGCTGAGGCTTCAACTCAGGAGGAAGCAGACAATCTTGCAGTTCAAGTTGCATGTGCAGTGTATGAGCAAGCTGGTGGTGTAGGAGACAAGCCAAAAGGTCCTGGCTAA